CGAAGTCGAGGCCGGCCGGGTCGGCGAGGACGCCCGCGAGCTGCTTCGCGGAGCCGTCGACCGGGTAGGTCTCCGCCTCGGCGAGCCACTGCCGGACGAGCGCGACCGACTCGTCGGCGAGGTCGCCCGGTCCGGTGGGCTGGGGAGCGGCAGCGGGGTGCTCGTGCACGGTCGTCATGGGATCAGTGTGGAGCCGCCGAAGCATCAGCGGAAGCAACGTTTCGTGACGAGTACCGTGCAGTTCTCCTAAACTGACGCCATGCTCGACGTCCGCCGTCTCGTCCTCCTCCGGGAGCTCTCCATCCGGGGCACGATCGCGGCGGTCGCCGAAGCCGTGAACTTCACCCCGTCGGCCGTCTCGCAGCAGCTCGCAGCCCTCGAACGCGAGGCCGGCGTCCCCCTCCTGCGCAAGGCCGGCCGACGCCTCCAGCTCACCCCGCAGGCCGAGGTGCTCGTGCAGGCAGCCGGACACGTCCTCGACGTCCTGGAGCAGGCGCAGTCCGAGGTCGAGGGCTCCATGCCGACCGTCCAGGGCCGGGTCCGGGTCGCGGTGTTCCAGTCCGCCGCGCTCGCGCTCATGCCGAACGCCCTGCACGCGATGGCGACCGCGCACCCGGACGTGCGGATCGAGATGGTGCAGCGCGAGCCGGAGACGGCGCTGCACGAGACCTGGATCCGTGACTTCGACATGGTCATCGCCGAGCAGTACCCGGCGCACGCGGCTCCGCGACTGCCGGGACTCCACCGCGAGGACCTCACGACCGACGCCGTCCGCCTGGCACTCCCCCCGCTCGACACCGCGCTCGCGCCGGTCACCTCGATCGCGGACGCCGAGGCCCTCCCGTGGGTGATGGAGCCGCGCGGCACGGCGTCCCGGCACTTCGCGGAGCAGGTCTGCCGCCAGCACGGCTTCGAGCCCGACGTCCGCTACGAGACCGCCGACCTGCAGACGCAGATCCGCCTGGTCGAGTCCGGCAACGCGGTCAGCCTCATGCCCGACCTGATGTGGACCGGACGCACGACGACGTGCCGCCTGGTGGAGCTACCGGAGCAGCCGCGCCGCACGATCTTCACCGTGGTCCGGTCCGCGGGGTCGTCGTCGCCCGCCGTGCGGACGTTGCGCGCCGAACTGGAACGCGCCGCGGCGGTCGTCGGCGACTGACCGGTCGGTCGCCGTCCGCCGGACCGTTACCGGACCGAGACCCGACGCCCGTCAGGACCGCGGCCGCCACGACACCCCTGGGCGAGGGCACCTCCCGGTGCCCACCGACACCCAGGGGGATCCCATGCAGCAGTCCTGCCCACGCCGACTCCGTCACGGCGCCGCGATCGGAGCGGCCGTCGCCGTCGTCACCGCGTCATCCGCCTTCGGCATCGGTGCCACCGCGGCGTTCGCCGACGACGCACCGACGGCCGTGCAGACGGTCGACTCCGGCACGCCAGTCACGTCCGACGCCGCCGCCGACACCCGGCCTGGAGGCACGACCTCCGACCCGACGACGGCCCCCGCTGGCGACACGGTCGCCCCCGACCGGACGACCACCCCTGACGAGACCCACGGCACCGCCGCGGCTCCCGCCGTCCCGGACGCGCCCGCCGCTCCCGCCGTCACGCCCGCCGCCGAGCAGCGCGCCGGCCTCGCGTTCCCGGACGGCACGACCGCGGACGCACCGCTCCTGCTCGAGGCCACCGCCGGCGACACCGTCGACCGGACCTTCACGGCGGCCGGAGGCACGGCAGCAGTCACGTACGAGCTGCGCGGTGCCGGTGGGAAGCCGATCGTCGGCGACGGCTCGTTCAACGACGACTACACGCTCGACGGCTCGACCGGTCGCCTGTCCGGCACCGCCCGACTCGCCACGTCGTACGACTTCCAGGTCGTCGCGACGAGCGGGTCCGAGCGCGCGGTCGAGTACGTGCGCCTCACCGTCCGACCGGGAGCGCCGGTCGGGGTCACCTTCGCGGTGTCGGCCTCCGACGGTGCCGGCATGTGGCAGGTCGAGACGGACGGCACGATCTGGGAGCAGGCAGCGGGGCAGGGCCGCGTCCGCATCGTGCCCGAGGTCCCCGTGGCCGAGGGCTCGCCCCTCGTGCTCGCCGGCCTCGCGGTCGACGCGTACGGCAACCGCACGACGCCGGGTGGGGACGACGACCCCCACCCGCGGTCGACCGTGACGAGCACGGTCCCGTCCGACCGGGCCGTGTGGTCCGACGACGGGTCGAACACGGTCTCGTTCACCGCGACCGGCACGCGCACCCTGACGGTCTCGGAGGGCGGCGCCTCGACCTCGTTCACGGTCGACGCCAGCTCCGCGACGGAGTCGTTCGGGTTCGCCGCGGAGACGCAGACCCGGTTCACCGCGGTCGCCGGCGAGCCGTTCTCGGCCGAGTTCCCCGTGACCGGGGGCGGCGACGACCTGCGGTACCAGCTCCGCTCCTCGGACGGGACGCCGTACGAGGGGCAGGACGGCCTGGACGTGCGGATCGATCCCCGCACCGGCTCGCTCACCGGCAGCGGCACGGTGGCGGGGACGTACCACCTCCGGGTGGTCGCGGCGGGTGGCGGCGTGGAAGCCGTCGTCCCCGTCGAGCTCACCGTGACGCCGGCTGCGTTCGACCACTTCGACGTCAGCGTGCGCCAGGCCGACGCCGGGGACACCGGGGACTGGTGGTACGTCGAGGGTGACACCGTGGAACACGTCCACGGTGACCCCGTGGGCGAGCGCGTCGACGCCGTCCCTGCGCGACAGGGTGACCGGATGGTCGTCTTCACCGTCGCCCAGGACCGGTTCGGCAACGTCCTGGACCACCTCGTCGACCGCACCCTCACGAGCGACGTCGCGAGCGACCGGTTCGCCCTCGACCCCGTCAGCGGCGGCACGACGGTCACGTTCGCGCGTGCGTCCCGGCACGTCGTGACGGTCAGCTACGAGGGCGGTTCCCAGGCGATCCCGATCGACGTCTCGCCCGACGCCGAAGCCTCGATCGGGCACGACGCGACGGGCACCCTGGCGTACACCGGGTCGGACTCCTCGGGGCCGCTCGGGTGGGCGCTCGGCCTGCTCGCCGCCGGCGGCGGTCTGCTGCTGCACCGCCTCCGTCGCCGTCGCGCCTGACGCGACCAGGCGACGGACGGGAGGCACGGGTCGGGCCCGCACCGCGCCTCCCGTCCGATGTTCAGTTGCTGTGGAAAACCCCAGGTCAGATGCTGTGTGGACCCGAATCGTTCCGTGATGGAACCGCAACCTCCGGTCCACCCGGACGGCGCTCCGGAGCCGTAGCGTCAGCATCGACAGGAGCGGATGGCCGCCCTGCGAACCCGGACCTCCCAGGGGGGAAATCCATGCGCACCACCACCACCTCGCCGCGCCGCCGTGCCGCGCTCGTCGCGGCGACCGCGATCGCGGTCGTCACCGTCGGTTCCGGCGCCGCGTTCGGCGTCACCGCGGCGAACGCGGCGACCGGCACGGCGACGTCGACGTCGACGACTGCTCCGGCCGCCGGCACGTCGGCTTCGGGCTCGACGTCGTCGGCCCCGGCCGCGGGGACGCCCGCCGCGACCACGCCGGTCGCGTTCACGGAGCCGTCGACGAAGGCCGCACCGCTCGCCCTCACGGCAACCGTCGGCACCCCGTTCAGCCACACGTTCCACACCACCGGCGGGGACGGCACGGTTGCGTACGCGATCCAGGACGCACCGTCGAGCGCCTGGACCGTGCAGTCGGACACGGGCGTGCTGAGCACGACCCCGACCACTGCGGGGACCTACGACTTCGAGGTCGTCGCCCTGAGCGGTGGCACTCAGGCGACCGAGTACGTGCAGGTCACGGTCTCGCCCTCGCCGGTGTCGTTCACCGAGCCGTCGACGAAGGCGCAGCCCCTCGCCCTCACCGCGACCGCCGGCACGACCTTCACCCACACCTTCCAGCTCGTCGGCGGGAGCGGCTCCACCGCGTACGCGATCCAGGACGCGCCGTCGTCGAAGTTCACCGTCAACGTCTCCACCGGCGTGCTGACGAGCACCGAGACCACGGCGGGTACGTACGACTTCGAGGTCGTCGCCCTCCGTGGGACGGCGACGGCGACCGAGTACGTCCGGCTCACGGTGCGCCCCGCGGCGGCCGTCGGGGTCACAAGCATCGTCAGTGACGGGAACCCCGACCACGGGGCCTACCAGATCGGTGTGACCGGTGCGATCGAGTCGTTCAGCGCCACCGGCAAGGACCTCGGCAGGGTGTCGTCCATCCCCGCGAAGCAGGGCGGCACGATCCGGGTCACCGGCGTCGCGGTCGACCGGTTCGGGAACCTCGTGACGCCCGGCACCGTCGGCCGGCAGCCGATCGGGACGGTCACGAGCTCCGTCGCGTCCGACCGCATCGTGGCGGACCCCACGAAGGAGTACGTGCTCGTCACGTTCCCGCACGCGTCGCAGCACCGCCTGACGGTGTCGCAGGACGGCGTCTCCGGCTCGTTCGTCGTCGCCGTGCAGCCGCTCGCCACCGCCGCGGTCGCGACATCGGCGACCGGGACCGGCGCGACGCTCGCGTACACCGGGGCCGACGAGCGCGGACCGATCGCCTGGGGTGCGGGCCTCCTCGCCGCGGGCGCCACCCTGCTCGGCTTCCGACTGCGTCGCCGTCGCCTCTGAGCGGTCCGCTCCGCCGTCGACGCGGGCCCGGTGCCGATCCGCACCGGGCCCGTGCCGGTTTCCGTAACGTTCCCCCCAACCCTGGTCACATTTCGGCGTCGAGCCGCCGTATCCACTCAGCGCGGCCCTACGATCCGAGGGCCGAAGATTCTCGGCGAACTCTTACGATCCGGCACCCGACCGGACCTGGACCCTGGGGGAGAACGTGCGTCGAAGCACTTCAACCGCCCGACGCGCCTGCGCGCTCGGGACCACCGCCGCGCTCGTCGTCCTGACGACCGGCCTCGGCATCATGACCGCGACGGCCGCGAACGCTGCGCCGTCGGACACGGACGGCTCGGTGTCCGTGCAGGCCGACCCGACGCAGACGGAGACGCCGGCGCCGACGGACACCCCGTCGCCGACGGTCACGCCCGCCCCGACGACGACGCCGTCGCCCACATCGACGCCCGCGCCGACCGGTGAGCCGACGCCGACGGGATCGACCGCGCCGACGTTCCCGCTGCTGCCGCACCTGCGCTCCTCGGCACCGGCCGCGAGCGACGCCACGGACGCGAGCACCACCGCCGCCGCCGCCGCCCCGACCGCGACGATCACGGGCGACGCGAAGGTCGGCTCCACGCTCACCGCCAGCTGGGACGGCTTCGACGCCGACGGCTCGTTCAAGTACCAGTGGCTCGACGCGACCGGTGCTCCGATCTACAAGGCGCAGTCCCAGACCTGGAAGGTCGACGCCGCGTACGCGGGCACGAAGGTCTCCGTCGAGGTGACCGGCGACGTCTCCGGTGCCGTCACCGGCCCGGTCGAGTCGGAGCAGTCGGCCGAGATCACGCAGGACCCGGTGTTCGTCGACGAGACGGGCACGCCCCTCGACAGCGGCACCGAAGCCGACGAGGACACCTACTCCCTCCCGCAGGACGCGACCGCCGGTGAGGCGTTCTCCTACACGTTCCGCGCCGAGGGCTACCCCGCGCCGACCTACCAGCTTGCGTGGTACTACGACGACGAGGAAGACTCGATCGACAACGTCGAGTCGAACCAGGCCGAGGCCCAGGCGGACTCGACGCTCGGCTTCGGCTGGGAGGAGGACGGCGACGTCAACGGTGACGGCGAGTACACCCCGGAGGACCAGCTGCCGAAGGGCATCACGTTCGACCCGACCACGGGTGAGTTGAGCGGCACCGCGACCGAGGCCTCCACCTTCGACTTCGCCGTCACCGCCACGAGCGGCGACGTCACGACCACGGTCTACGCCGAGCTCACCGTCGACCCGGGTGCCGCGTACGGCCTCGCCGCGCAGGCGCTCGACGCGGGCCTCGTCCACGGTGACGAGGGATCGGTGTACTTCATCCGCCCGGACGGGAGCGTCGTGGGCGTCACCATCGACCCGGACGGCGACGGCTTCTTCGCTGACGACTCGGACCTGCTGGACCACGTGTCGGTCAAGCAGGGCGGCACGCTCCTCGTCTACGGCACGCCGGTCGACCGGTTCGGCAACGACATCGAGCAGGTCGACGAGGACGGTGAGCTGACCGTCAAGGCGACGGTCACGTCGAACGTCGCGAGCGACGTCATCAAGCCGTACACCGAGGACGGTGCCGATGACTTCGGCGTGACGAGCGTCACGTTCCCGCACGCGTCGACCCACACGCTGACCGTCTCGGCCGAGGCCCTGCAGCCGGTCTCGTTCGACGTCGAGGTCACCCCGACCGTCGCCCCGGCCGTCGCGGTCACCCCGACCGCGACCGGCACGCGTGGCCAGCTCGCCTACACCGGCTCCGACGCGACCGGAGCCCTGCCCTGGGCCCTCGGCCTCGTGCTCGCCGGCGCCGGCCTGCTCGGCGCGCGCACCCTGCGCCGCCGTCACGCCCAGCGCTGACACAGGACGTCTCCCGTCGGTCGCGTGCCCGCGTGACCGACGGGAGGCCCGACCCGGCCCCGTCCCGCCCCTCACGGCGCGACGGGGCCGCTTCCGTCACACGACGGTGTCGCGTCGGTAGCGTGGGCGGCATGCCGACGCTGCTGCACCTCGACTCCTCCGCCGACCTCGCCCACTCCCGCTCGCGCGCGCTGACCGCCGCGTTCGCCGACGCCTGGCGTGCACGGGGTCCGGAGTACACCGTCGTCCGGCGCGACCTGCACGTCGACCCGCTCCCCCACCTCGAGACCTCGGCGCTGCACTGGGCAGCGAGCGACCGCACCACGGACGAGGTCGTCGCCCCCGAGGCCGAGGCCCTCCGCCAGGAGGTCATCGACGAGCTCCTCGCCGCGGACGTCCTGCTCGTCGGCTCGCCGCTCTACAACTACACGGTCCCGTCCACGCTGAAGGCCTGGCTCGACCGCGTGCACGTCCCGGGCGTGCTCGTCGGCGACGTGCAGCCCCTCGCCGGTCGCCCGGTCGTCACCGTGGTCAGCCGAGGCGGCACCTACGACGCCGACACCCCCACCGAGGGATGGGACCACGGCTCCCCCGTGCTGCAGATCATCCTCGGCACGGCGCTCGGGATGAAGCACTACCCGGTGACGGTCAGCGCCACCCTCGCCGACCGTCTGCCGGACCTCGCACCCCTCGCCGACCACGCCGCCGCCGAGTTCGCCGACGCGAAGACCACGCTGGAGCGCCTCGCCACCACCGTCGTCTGACCTTCCGGGCGCACCACGTCACGTCCCGCATCGATCAGGCGGGACGCACCTCGCCCGCGCGCCCGAGCAACGCCGCGTGGTACGCCGTCTGCGTCAGGGCGCTCGCGAGCAAGAACCCCGTCATCGACCCGATCCCGCCGCTGAACGGCACCCGCGCCGCGACCTCGAACAGCGTCGGCTCGTGCAGGGCGTCGAGTGCCTCGGCGACGTGGCGCGAGCGCTCCTCGCGGTGCCGTGCCAGCGTCCGGGCGCGGGCAACGACGTCCCGGAAGCGGTACTCGTGGCCGGGGCAGACCTCGAGCTCGGCGTACCGGTCGAGCCTGCGGAGCGACGCCAGGTAGTCGCCGAGCGGGTTCGATGCGGTCCGTCCGCCGAGTCCGATCCCGGAGTTGATCCTCGGCAGGACGTGGTCGCCCGTGAAGAGCAGGCCGTCGCCCTCGTCGACGAAGCAGCAGTGGCCGGCGGTGTGGCCAGGGGTGTGCAGCGTGCGGATGTCCCGACCGGCGACGGGCAGTGCGTCGCCGTCCTCGAGCAGGAGATCGGCGTAGGGCTCCGTCGTCCGACCGAGCCCGATCCGTCGACCGCTCCCCCACGCGGCCACGACGCCGGCGCGGAGGTCGTCCGGCAGCCCCCACGAGGCGATGTCGGCATCGTTCGCGGCGGCGTCGGCACGTTCGTGGCGGAGCGCCTCGACCTCGGCCGGGTGCATGGCGATCCGGGCGCCGGTCGCCCGCCGGACGGCAGCGGCCGCACCGAGGTGGTCGGCGTGCAGGTGCGTGACCACGACGAGCCCGACGTTGTCGAGCGAGCGCCCGATCGCGGCCAGTCCCTCGCGGACCACGGTGAGGTCGTCGTCCGCTGACCACCCCGGGTCGATCAGGGTCAGCACGCCGTCGGTTCCTCCGACGACGTAGACGAGGGTGGCGTCCGGCACACCGAAGCGGAACGGGACAGCGAGGGTCCAGACGCCGGGGCGGATCTCCTCGGCCGGGGGCAGGACGCCGTCGCGGAGCGCCGCGGCCTGCACGGGACTGGTCGGTTCCGGTGCCGGCGCTGCCGGCGGGGGCACGGTCGTCACGCGCCCACCCTAGCGACGGACGCCGTCGTGCCGGGGCCGCACCGTGCCTCCAGGCCGGAGCGTCACGCGACGAGGTCGCGGAGCCGGCGCTCCGTGTCGTCGTCAGCCGGCGTGAAGACCACGAGGCGGGTGCCGACGGCGGGGCTCAGCCACGAGGTGGCGAGTTCGAGGTCGAGGCGGCCGACGTCCGAGTTGAGGACCTGCTTGCGCTCGGTCACCGCCTCGGTGACGTCGCGGGAGTCCCACAGGCGGGCGAACTCCTCGGAGGCCGCCCTGAGCCGCTCCACGAAGGCGCGCCAGGCGGGATCGTCCCGGTGCTCGGGCCAGCGTGAACGGAGGCGCGCGACGGACTGGCGGGCCAGCCGGTCCCGGTCGACGAGCGCGGCCTGCCAGTCGGGGTCGGTGAACATCAGCCACACCGAGTTGCGGTCGAGGGGCGGGACGCGGTCGAGGTCGCCGATGAGCCTGCCGTACCCGCGGTTCCAGGCGAGGACGTCGAAGCGGGCGTTCTGCACGCAGGCGGGCCACGGCTCGACGGCGTGCACCAGGCGCAGCGTCGCGGCGTCGACGGCGTGCTCCTCCGCTCCCGTCGGCAGGGACGCACCGGCGAGCGTGAAGAGGTGCGCCCGCTCGTGCCGGTCGAGGCGGAGGGTCCGGGCGACGGCCTGCAGCACCTGCTCGGAGACGTTGATGGGTCGGCCCTGTTCGAGCCACGTGTACCAGGTCGCACTGATGCCGGCGAGCTGCGCGACCTCCTCACGGCGGAGACCGGGCGTCCGACGCCGTGCGCCGTCCGGCAGGCCGACGTCGGCCGGCGTGACCCGGGCCCGACGCGACCGGAGGAACGCACCGAGTTCCGCGGCGTCGAGCCTGGTGGTGTCGGTACCGGTGTCAGCAGTGGTCTGGTACCCGGATGACATGCGGGTGACGCTACTCCCATGACGACCGCGACAGCACCCCGCACGCAGGCTCCCGACACGATCCGGGCCGGTGGCATCCTCGTCCTCCTCGTCGGCCCGTTCCTCGCCGGCCTCGACTTCTTCATCGTCAACGTCGCGCTGCCGACCATCCGCCGCGACCTCGGAGCCTCCCCCGCGGCCCTCGGCCTCGTGGTCGCCGGGTACGGCACCGGCTACGCCGTCCTGCTCGTGCTCGGCGGGCGGTTGGGCGACGAGTACGGCCGCCGTCGCCTCTTCGTCGTCGGCCTCGCAGCGTTCACCGTGACCTCGCTCGCAGCCGGACTCGCGCCGACCACCGGGGTGCTGCTCGCGGCGAGGATCATGCAGGGAGCGTCCGCCGCGCTGATGGTGCCGCAGACCCTCGCGACGTTCCGCGCGGTGATGACGGGGACGGCGCGCGGTCGGGCAGTCGCGCTGTACACCGCCGCCGGAGGGGTGTCCTCCATCGTGGGGCAGCTGCTCGGTGGTCTGCTCGTGTCCACGCTGTCGTGGCGGGCGGTGTTCCTGGTGAACGTGCCCGTGGGGCTCGTCGCGCTCCTGTTCGTCCGACGCGCGGTCCCCCGCTCCCGGTCGGCCGTGCGGGTCGGAGCGGACGTCCGCGGCACCGTCGCGTTCGCGGTCGCACTCGGTGCCCTGCTGGTCGCCCTGGCCGAGGGCCCGGCGAGCGGCTGGCCGTGGTGGACCTGGATCGCGCTCGGTGTCTCGTTCGTCGCGGGCGTCGCGCTCGTGCGGTGGTCGGTCGTCGCCCCCCGCCGCGGCGTGTCGCCGTTCCTGCCGGTCGACCTCATCCGCGGTGCGACGTCGATGCGACGCGGACTCCCGACGCTCGTGGTGTTCTTCGTGCTGTTCGGCACGTTCATGTTCGCCTTCTCGATCGTGGCGCAGGACGGGCTCCGGCTCGGTCCGCTCGCCGCCGGGGTCGCGATCTCGCCGGTGATGATCGCGTACGTCGTGTCCTCGGCACGGGTGCCAGCGCTCCTGGCCCGCTCCGGCCGCGCGGTGCTCGTCGGCGGCCTCGTCGTCGAGGCAGCGGGCCTTGCCCTCGTGCTCGCCGTCCTCGCGTGGGGGTGGCAGACGCTGGTGGCGATCGACCCGTCGGGTGTGCGCCCCGGGCAGGTCGTGCTGCTCGTCGTGCTCGGGGTCGGACTGGCGCTCGTGGGGTGCGGGCAGGCGCTCGGCGTCGGGTGCCTCTTCCGGTCGGTCCTCAGCGAGGTGCCCGAGGCATCCGCGGGTGTCGGCGGCGGCGTGCTCGTGTCGGCGCAGCAGACCGCCATCGCCCTCGGGGTCGCGGGGCTCGGCTCGTGCTTCTCGGCGGTGGCGGGCGGCGGCGGCGTGCAGACGGGTGCGGTCGTCATCGGGGTCGTGCTCGTCGTCGGCACCGCGGCGCTCGTCCCGCAGGCGCTCCGCCTGCCGGCTCCGTGACCGCGCGCTTGGTCCGTCGGACCCGCACCGTGCCTCTAGGCCGGCCGCGCACGCGCCCGCGCGCGGCCCGCGGGACCCGCACCGTGCCTCCAGGCGGACCGCGACCGCGCCTGGGGGCCGGACGCACTCGCAGCGGGACGTCGATCCTGCCGGTGGCCGATCCGGTGCGCGATCCCCGGGGATCGCGCACCGGATCGGCCACGGAACGAACCGATCACTCGGCCCCGCGCGAGTAGACAGGCCGCATGGACACCGCACCCATGCTCGCGAAGGCCGTCCCGACCGTCCCCGAGCCGGACAGCGTTCGCGGCGGTCTGCGGTACGAGCCGAAGTGGGACGGCTTCCGCGGGATCGTGACGGTCGACGGCGACCACGTCGAGATCGGCAGCCGCGGCGCGAAGCCCCTCACCCGGTACTTCCCCGAGCTCGTCGAGGCCTTCCGCACGCAGCTCGGCGGCCGGGACCACCCGGTGGTGCTCGACGGCGAGGTGGTCCTGCGCTCCGGCGAACCGGGTGCGGAACACCTCGGCTGGGACGCCCTGTCGCAGCGCATCCACCCGGCGGAGTCCCGCATCGCGAAGCTCAGTCGGGAGACGCCGGCCCAGTTCGTCGCGTTCGACCTGCTCTCCGTCGACGGCGAGGACCTCCTCGACCGGCCGTTCGACGAGCGCCGGGAGCGGCTCGAACAGCTCGGCGGGGACCTGTCCGACCCGCTGTTCGTCACGCGCACGACGCTCGACGTCGACCTCGCACGCGAGTGGTTCACGACCTTCGAGGGTGCTGGCCTCGACGGCGTGGTCGCGAAGCCCCGTGCGCGACCGTACGAGCCGGGCAAGCGGACGATGCTCAAGGTCAAGCACCACCGCACCGCTGACGTCGTCGCGATCGGCTACCGCGTCCACAAGAGCGGCCACGGGGTCGGCTCCCTGCTCGTCGGGCTGTACGACGCCGACGGGGAGCTCCGCCAGGTGGGCGGCGTGTCCGCCTTCTCCGACAGGCGACGGGTCGAGTTGGTCGAGGAGCTCGACCCGGTGGTCCTCCGGGATCCGGACGGGAGGCCCGTCACCGGTGACGGGGAACGGTCACGCTTCTCGTCGGGTCGCGACACGTCGTTCGTCCGGCTGGAGCCGACGCGCGTGCTGGAGGTCCGCTACGACCAGATGGAGGGCGACCGGTTCCGTCACACGGTGCAGTTCGAGCGGTGGCGACCGGACCGCGACCCGCGGTCGTGCGGCTACGACCAGCTGGACGTGCCCGTCGCCTGGGACCTCCGAGCGGTCCTCGAGTAGGGGTTGTCCTGTCCGATCTCCGCTCCTATGCTCGACTTAGTTAGGCTACCTAGTAACCTCGGGGGCAAGGAGGACACCATGGTCATCGACGGCATCAGCGAGACGCACCGCGGCACCTGGTCGCGACTGACGCGACTCAACACGGCGAGCGTCAGCCTGCCGATGCGGACGACCCGGGTGGACGACAGCGTGCCCGTCGTCGACGAGCGCAACTAGTCCTTCTCGGCCCGCTTCGCCGCGTTCTTCGCGCGCGACGGTTGGACGCGCGGCGGCTCGCCGGGCATCTTCGGGAAGTCCGGTGGGAACGGCAGCTCACCGAGGCCGTCGCCGAGGTCGCGGTCCCACCAGGCGAGCAGCGGCCCGACGTCCCCGGGCTCCTCGTGCACGGCCTCCCACGGGTCGCCGTGCTCGCGCAGCCGGCCCGGCACCGACCGCACCGTGAACCCCGTGGGATCGACGGTG
This is a stretch of genomic DNA from Curtobacterium sp. 458. It encodes these proteins:
- a CDS encoding LysR family transcriptional regulator, with the protein product MLDVRRLVLLRELSIRGTIAAVAEAVNFTPSAVSQQLAALEREAGVPLLRKAGRRLQLTPQAEVLVQAAGHVLDVLEQAQSEVEGSMPTVQGRVRVAVFQSAALALMPNALHAMATAHPDVRIEMVQREPETALHETWIRDFDMVIAEQYPAHAAPRLPGLHREDLTTDAVRLALPPLDTALAPVTSIADAEALPWVMEPRGTASRHFAEQVCRQHGFEPDVRYETADLQTQIRLVESGNAVSLMPDLMWTGRTTTCRLVELPEQPRRTIFTVVRSAGSSSPAVRTLRAELERAAAVVGD
- a CDS encoding helix-turn-helix transcriptional regulator, giving the protein MSSGYQTTADTGTDTTRLDAAELGAFLRSRRARVTPADVGLPDGARRRTPGLRREEVAQLAGISATWYTWLEQGRPINVSEQVLQAVARTLRLDRHERAHLFTLAGASLPTGAEEHAVDAATLRLVHAVEPWPACVQNARFDVLAWNRGYGRLIGDLDRVPPLDRNSVWLMFTDPDWQAALVDRDRLARQSVARLRSRWPEHRDDPAWRAFVERLRAASEEFARLWDSRDVTEAVTERKQVLNSDVGRLDLELATSWLSPAVGTRLVVFTPADDDTERRLRDLVA
- a CDS encoding putative Ig domain-containing protein is translated as MRRSTSTARRACALGTTAALVVLTTGLGIMTATAANAAPSDTDGSVSVQADPTQTETPAPTDTPSPTVTPAPTTTPSPTSTPAPTGEPTPTGSTAPTFPLLPHLRSSAPAASDATDASTTAAAAAPTATITGDAKVGSTLTASWDGFDADGSFKYQWLDATGAPIYKAQSQTWKVDAAYAGTKVSVEVTGDVSGAVTGPVESEQSAEITQDPVFVDETGTPLDSGTEADEDTYSLPQDATAGEAFSYTFRAEGYPAPTYQLAWYYDDEEDSIDNVESNQAEAQADSTLGFGWEEDGDVNGDGEYTPEDQLPKGITFDPTTGELSGTATEASTFDFAVTATSGDVTTTVYAELTVDPGAAYGLAAQALDAGLVHGDEGSVYFIRPDGSVVGVTIDPDGDGFFADDSDLLDHVSVKQGGTLLVYGTPVDRFGNDIEQVDEDGELTVKATVTSNVASDVIKPYTEDGADDFGVTSVTFPHASTHTLTVSAEALQPVSFDVEVTPTVAPAVAVTPTATGTRGQLAYTGSDATGALPWALGLVLAGAGLLGARTLRRRHAQR
- a CDS encoding NAD(P)H-dependent oxidoreductase; the encoded protein is MPTLLHLDSSADLAHSRSRALTAAFADAWRARGPEYTVVRRDLHVDPLPHLETSALHWAASDRTTDEVVAPEAEALRQEVIDELLAADVLLVGSPLYNYTVPSTLKAWLDRVHVPGVLVGDVQPLAGRPVVTVVSRGGTYDADTPTEGWDHGSPVLQIILGTALGMKHYPVTVSATLADRLPDLAPLADHAAAEFADAKTTLERLATTVV
- a CDS encoding MBL fold metallo-hydrolase; the protein is MTTVPPPAAPAPEPTSPVQAAALRDGVLPPAEEIRPGVWTLAVPFRFGVPDATLVYVVGGTDGVLTLIDPGWSADDDLTVVREGLAAIGRSLDNVGLVVVTHLHADHLGAAAAVRRATGARIAMHPAEVEALRHERADAAANDADIASWGLPDDLRAGVVAAWGSGRRIGLGRTTEPYADLLLEDGDALPVAGRDIRTLHTPGHTAGHCCFVDEGDGLLFTGDHVLPRINSGIGLGGRTASNPLGDYLASLRRLDRYAELEVCPGHEYRFRDVVARARTLARHREERSRHVAEALDALHEPTLFEVAARVPFSGGIGSMTGFLLASALTQTAYHAALLGRAGEVRPA
- a CDS encoding ATP-dependent DNA ligase gives rise to the protein MDTAPMLAKAVPTVPEPDSVRGGLRYEPKWDGFRGIVTVDGDHVEIGSRGAKPLTRYFPELVEAFRTQLGGRDHPVVLDGEVVLRSGEPGAEHLGWDALSQRIHPAESRIAKLSRETPAQFVAFDLLSVDGEDLLDRPFDERRERLEQLGGDLSDPLFVTRTTLDVDLAREWFTTFEGAGLDGVVAKPRARPYEPGKRTMLKVKHHRTADVVAIGYRVHKSGHGVGSLLVGLYDADGELRQVGGVSAFSDRRRVELVEELDPVVLRDPDGRPVTGDGERSRFSSGRDTSFVRLEPTRVLEVRYDQMEGDRFRHTVQFERWRPDRDPRSCGYDQLDVPVAWDLRAVLE
- a CDS encoding MFS transporter: MTTATAPRTQAPDTIRAGGILVLLVGPFLAGLDFFIVNVALPTIRRDLGASPAALGLVVAGYGTGYAVLLVLGGRLGDEYGRRRLFVVGLAAFTVTSLAAGLAPTTGVLLAARIMQGASAALMVPQTLATFRAVMTGTARGRAVALYTAAGGVSSIVGQLLGGLLVSTLSWRAVFLVNVPVGLVALLFVRRAVPRSRSAVRVGADVRGTVAFAVALGALLVALAEGPASGWPWWTWIALGVSFVAGVALVRWSVVAPRRGVSPFLPVDLIRGATSMRRGLPTLVVFFVLFGTFMFAFSIVAQDGLRLGPLAAGVAISPVMIAYVVSSARVPALLARSGRAVLVGGLVVEAAGLALVLAVLAWGWQTLVAIDPSGVRPGQVVLLVVLGVGLALVGCGQALGVGCLFRSVLSEVPEASAGVGGGVLVSAQQTAIALGVAGLGSCFSAVAGGGGVQTGAVVIGVVLVVGTAALVPQALRLPAP